A genomic window from Micromonospora violae includes:
- a CDS encoding class I SAM-dependent methyltransferase, translating into MTDTNREMLRTTFGQDAELYDRCRPSYPPALFTDLATLAGLGPHARVLEIGCGTGQATLPLAQLGCTVVAMDLSPDMVAIARRNLAQFPNVTVVVSAFEDWQPSDGTFDAVLSATAFHWLDPEVRMIRAADMLRPGGALGIVSTHHIAGGTNAFFADAQRCYERFDPTTPPDLRLTTDDETAEEAAEFDRSARFGPVEFRRYEWQQTYTAHEYLNLLMTYSGHRAMAPQARKGLFACITHLINDVYSGEITKQYRTRLAIAQKTP; encoded by the coding sequence ATGACCGACACCAACCGAGAAATGCTGCGCACCACGTTCGGCCAGGACGCCGAACTCTACGACCGATGCCGTCCCAGCTATCCACCCGCGCTGTTCACCGATCTCGCCACGCTCGCCGGTCTCGGCCCGCACGCTCGGGTGCTGGAGATCGGATGCGGCACCGGCCAAGCGACCCTGCCCCTGGCGCAACTGGGATGCACCGTCGTCGCGATGGACCTCAGCCCCGACATGGTCGCCATCGCCCGACGCAATCTCGCCCAGTTCCCGAACGTCACCGTCGTCGTCTCGGCGTTCGAGGACTGGCAGCCCTCGGACGGCACCTTCGACGCGGTTCTCTCCGCGACCGCGTTCCACTGGCTTGACCCCGAGGTACGCATGATCAGGGCAGCGGACATGCTGCGTCCCGGCGGAGCCCTCGGCATCGTCTCGACCCACCACATCGCCGGCGGAACGAACGCCTTCTTCGCCGACGCACAACGATGCTACGAACGTTTCGACCCCACAACACCGCCCGACCTGCGCCTGACGACCGATGACGAGACCGCCGAGGAGGCAGCGGAGTTCGATCGATCGGCACGCTTCGGGCCGGTCGAATTCCGGCGCTACGAGTGGCAACAGACCTACACGGCCCACGAGTACCTGAACCTGCTCATGACCTACTCCGGCCACCGAGCCATGGCACCCCAGGCACGCAAGGGCCTGTTCGCCTGCATCACCCACCTGATCAA